A single region of the Vicia villosa cultivar HV-30 ecotype Madison, WI linkage group LG4, Vvil1.0, whole genome shotgun sequence genome encodes:
- the LOC131597388 gene encoding uncharacterized protein LOC131597388: MNLVPTLLADTYYSIHSRYGKGGAIRNCLPLLYTWFKSHLPASDPFVTSTQKWSQRIMGLTANDIVWCHIGMGIKEVITSCGTFDNFPLIGTKGVINYNPKLALRQLGFALEDKPLDKEIFESVFFEKGTDPKGLEKVRSAWNSIHTDDQTSLGKKNVVAKQAYTDWVEDRVKNRLLPFPKVNPLYEQPTEVLTAIVPAENYTQMDMENTQLHEKRSDAQLKHHLVDQKRVELTHEAKMLKGGSSRVQKRARTEKGERDTTVVIEDHQKIIKRAIKEAEEKLKREYREDLKAYKLKIEREARAEVKSLKKKLE; encoded by the coding sequence ATGAATCTGGTCCCTACTCTGCTAGCCGATACATACTATTCCATTCACTCTCGATATGGGAAAGGAGGAGCCATACGAAATTGTTTGCCGTTGTTATACACCTGGTTTAAGTCCCACCTACCTGCCAGTGATCCTTTCGTTACTTCTACTCAAAAGTGgtctcaaaggatcatggggcttactgCAAACGACATTGTCTGGTGTCATATCGGAATGGGCATAAAGGAAGTTATAACTAGTTGTGGTACTTTTGACAACTTTCCCCTCATAGGAACGAAAGGtgttatcaattataatcctaAGCTAGCACTACGTCAATTGGGTTTTGCACTCGAAGacaagcctttggacaaagagatattCGAATCCGTTTTCTTTGAGAAGGGAACTGATCCAAAGGGTCTAGAAAAAGTGAGGAGCGCCTGGAATAGCATCCATACAGATGATCAGACTTCCCTAGGTAAGAAAAATGTCGTTGCCAAACAAGCCTATACAGATTGGGTCGAAGATAGAGTTAAAAATCgtctgttgcctttcccgaaggttaacccATTGTACGAACAACCAACTGAGGTTCTAACTGCCATTGTGCCTGCTGAGAATTACACCCAAATGGATATGGAAAACACCCAATTGCATGAAAAGAGGTCAGATGCGCAGCTAAAACATCATCTTGTGGACCAGAAAAGGGTTGAGTTGACACACGAAGCCAAAATGCTGAAGGGAGGATCTTCTagagttcaaaagagggctagaacGGAAAAAGGTGAAAGAGATACTACTGTTGTTATTGAGGATCACCAGAAGATCATAAAAAGGGCCataaaagaggcagaagagaaacTCAAGCGAGAGTATAGAGAAGACCTGAAGGCTTATAAACTCAAGATAGAAAGGGAGGCTAGAGCTGAAGTGAAAAGTCTGAAAAAGAAACTAGAATAG